The Clostridium sp. DL-VIII DNA window GTCAGTCCCTTATTATTTATAGGTAATTATTAAGTAAACTTAATAATTTATTCATTTTAGATAGGGTTATTGTATGCTATAATTAATTTTATGCAGAGAAAATATTAAAAATATGATTAAAATATTGTAATGTTGTAAACAATTAGAAGGAGGTGAAATTAGTGTTAAAAAGGATATTAAGGGGAGTCTTTTCTGTAATTGGGCTGATAATAGGATATTTTATAGCTGAAATATTGCTGGAAATTCCTCAAATTGCTAACTTGAATTATCTTTCAAGTACTATTTCTATAATTATTTTTATTATTATTATATCTTTTATTTTTGGACTTATATTTTATATTATTTCTCCTATTATATATAAGGGTATTTCTAATCTAATTGAATATATTGAGAAGAGTATGCAAAAAATGAGCATAACAGAAATACTATATGGAACATTTGGAGCTGTTATTGCTTTGATTTTAATGACATTTATTGCAAAGCCGATAAATGATATACACAAAGTAATAGGACCTATTTTACTAACTTTATTAAATATAGTAGCAGCTATAATAGGTGCAGAAATAATGATTAAGAAAAAGGAAGATATAACGGCTCTTTTGCTTAATATTAAAAAGCCTGTAATTAAAGAGAAAAAAGTTAAAGAAGTAGTTAAAGAATCAATTAAGGGAATTCCTAAGGTGCTAGATACATCCGTTATAATTGATGGAAGAATATTTGATATTTGTGAAACAGGATTTATTGAAGGGCCATTGGTTATACCAAATTTTGTATTAGATGAATTAAGACATATTTCAGATTCGTCTGATTCCTTAAAAAGAAATAGAGGAAGAAGAGGATTAGATATATTAAATAAAATACAAAAAGAATTATCAATAGAGACTCAAATTGTAGAGGATGATTTTCCTAAAATTGCAGAAGTTGATGCAAAATTATTAAAGCTTGCACAAAAAATGGATGGAAAAGTCATAACTAATGATTACAATCTAAATAAAGTTGCTGAATTTCAAGGAGTTCCAGTATTAAATATAAATGAATTATCAAATGCGATAAAACCTGTTGTATTACCAGGGGAGGAAATGACAGTTGATATAGTAAAAGATGGAAAAGAGTCAAGCCAAGGGGTGGCATATTTAGAAGATGGAACTATGATTGTTGTAGAGGGTGGAAGAAAGCTTATAGGACAAACAACAGACGTAATAGTTACTTCTGTGCTCCAAACAGCAGCAGGAAGAATGATTTTTGCAAAACCAAAAGATAATTAAAATTTAAGGAGATTTTCTGTATGGTTAGTGCGATAGTATTAGCTGGAGGAAGAGGTAAGAGAATGGGAGCTGTTCAAAGCAAGCAATATATTGATTTGAATGGTAAGCCCATTCTTTATTACACTTTAAAACAGTTTATAATGAATAAATTGATTGATTATATTATTTTAGTAGTTCCGGAAGATGAAGTAAGTTACTGTAAAAACAAAGTTTTGAATAGATATGGTTTAAAAGTTGATAAACTAGTGGCTGGTGGCAAAGAAAGACAAGATTCTGTATATAATGCCTTATCTCAGATGGAAAACTCCGATATAGTATTAATTCATGATGGAGCAAGGCCATTTGTTTCAGACAAGATAATAAATGATGCTGTTAAATATGCAGAGATTTATAAAGCGGCAGCACCAGGAGTTATGCCTAAGGATACTATAAAAGTTAAAGGAGAAAATAATTTTTCTGTGGAGACATTAACAAGAAATAAGCTTGTGGCAATCCAGACCCCGCAGGCTTTTGAATTTAATTTAATATATGACTGTCATAAAGAAGTAAAAAAAAGAGGAATAGTTGTTACTGATGATACTAGTGTGGTGGAATTTTTTGGAAATAAGGTATACATATATGAAGGAGACTATACAAATATAAAAATAACAACTCCGGAGGATTTGGCACTGGCAAAGCATTTAGTGGGAAAATAGCATAATGCTGAATATTGACATGCGAAATTCAAGAAGTTATAATAAATTAAAATAAAATTAAATTTATAAAACGATGATGAAGAATAGTAGAGGTCGATTGTTAAGAGAAAAAGTCCCTAGGCTGAAAGACTTTTGAACAGACTTTGAACCAGCTTTTGAGTATAGGTAAAAACTATCGGTTTAAAACCGTTAACATTATTAGAGAACAAATTTAGGTGGTACCGCGATAAAAGTTCGCCCTAATGTATAATATTAGGCGGGCTTTTTTTATTTAGAAAAATAAGTTCAATAATATTTACAAACTTTAAAATGTTTATCTGTATTATATAAAGACAGGTTAGTGAAAGTTTTATTAAATTATAATCGTTCAATGTAACAATCAACAGCTACTTAGCTAAAAAAGTATTTAGGAGGAAATATTACTATGAAAATGTCTAATATGCTAATATCAACATTAAGAGAAGTGCCAGCTGAAGCAGAAATTGATAGCCATAAACTTATGTTAAGAGCTGGAATGATAAGAAAAATGGCAGCTGGTGTATATAACTACATGCCAATTGGATTGAGAGCTCTAAAAAAAATAGAAGATATAGTTAGAGAAGAAATGAATGCAGCAGGTGCTCAAGAATTCTTAGCATCAGCTATTATTCCAGCAGAATTATGGCAAGAATCTGGCAGATGGGATGCATATGGAGCAGAAATGTTTAGATTAAAAGATAGGGGAGAAAGAGATTTCTGTTTAGGACCAACTCATGAAGAAGTGTTTACTGACATTGCAAGAAACGAAATTAAGTCGTATAAGCAATTACCTCTTAATTTATACCAGATTCAAACTAAATACAGAGATGAACGTAGACCAAGATTTGGAGTTATGAGATCTAGAGAGTTTGTTATGAAGGATGCATATAGCTTTGATAAAGATCAAGAGGGATTGGATCTAGCATATGATAAAATGCATGATGCTTATGTTAAGATATTTAATAGATGCGGCCTAGATGCTAAATGTGTTGCAGCAGATTCAGGAGCTATTGGAGGAGCCAATTCAGCGGAATTTATGGTTAAATCGGAAGTTGGTGAAGATGATGTAGTATTCTGCAGTGAATGTGATTATGCAGCTAATATTGAAAAGGCATCATCTCCTGCTGAAAAAGAAGAGAGACAGGAGTTAATGGAAGTAGAAAAGATAGCAACTCCTAATAGTAGAGGAATAGAAGAGGTATCAGAATTCTTAAATATATCACCTAAAAAAACAGTTAAAGCTCTATTATATAATGTTGATGGAAAGATTGTTGCTGTATTTGTGAGAGGAGATAGAGAGGTTAATGAAGTTAAGGTTGCAAATGCTTCAAATGCTTCTGGAGATATAGA harbors:
- a CDS encoding proline--tRNA ligase, which codes for MKMSNMLISTLREVPAEAEIDSHKLMLRAGMIRKMAAGVYNYMPIGLRALKKIEDIVREEMNAAGAQEFLASAIIPAELWQESGRWDAYGAEMFRLKDRGERDFCLGPTHEEVFTDIARNEIKSYKQLPLNLYQIQTKYRDERRPRFGVMRSREFVMKDAYSFDKDQEGLDLAYDKMHDAYVKIFNRCGLDAKCVAADSGAIGGANSAEFMVKSEVGEDDVVFCSECDYAANIEKASSPAEKEERQELMEVEKIATPNSRGIEEVSEFLNISPKKTVKALLYNVDGKIVAVFVRGDREVNEVKVANASNASGDIEMASREEYIKATGCDIGFAGPVGIKADLILVDEEVTNMYNFVAGANETGYHLKNLNYKRDFEGTIGDFRNVTEGQKCPVCGGKVTIARGTEVGHIFKLGTKYSEAMNAKFIDEDGKEKPFIMGCYGIGVTRTMASIIEQHHDENGIIWPLSVAPYHVSVIPVNVKDEEQTRIANELYEELINMGIEALLDDRNERAGVKFKDSELMGIPMRVTVGKKINDGEVEFKLRDSEMEVIKISDVCNIIKGEFEKNDIKLR
- the ispD gene encoding 2-C-methyl-D-erythritol 4-phosphate cytidylyltransferase, whose product is MVSAIVLAGGRGKRMGAVQSKQYIDLNGKPILYYTLKQFIMNKLIDYIILVVPEDEVSYCKNKVLNRYGLKVDKLVAGGKERQDSVYNALSQMENSDIVLIHDGARPFVSDKIINDAVKYAEIYKAAAPGVMPKDTIKVKGENNFSVETLTRNKLVAIQTPQAFEFNLIYDCHKEVKKRGIVVTDDTSVVEFFGNKVYIYEGDYTNIKITTPEDLALAKHLVGK
- a CDS encoding PIN/TRAM domain-containing protein, with translation MLKRILRGVFSVIGLIIGYFIAEILLEIPQIANLNYLSSTISIIIFIIIISFIFGLIFYIISPIIYKGISNLIEYIEKSMQKMSITEILYGTFGAVIALILMTFIAKPINDIHKVIGPILLTLLNIVAAIIGAEIMIKKKEDITALLLNIKKPVIKEKKVKEVVKESIKGIPKVLDTSVIIDGRIFDICETGFIEGPLVIPNFVLDELRHISDSSDSLKRNRGRRGLDILNKIQKELSIETQIVEDDFPKIAEVDAKLLKLAQKMDGKVITNDYNLNKVAEFQGVPVLNINELSNAIKPVVLPGEEMTVDIVKDGKESSQGVAYLEDGTMIVVEGGRKLIGQTTDVIVTSVLQTAAGRMIFAKPKDN